One genomic window of Streptomyces sp. NBC_01276 includes the following:
- a CDS encoding serine hydrolase domain-containing protein, translating to MGVTVNGTVAAGWEPVREEFEAFVTGEHASPEAQLSVRHHGRVVVDLWGGEDTEGDTLTGVYSITKGAAHLVVALLAQEGVLDLERPVSSYWPEFTGHGKERLTVRQLVAHGAGLINTPEGFSYEEIADDALIAARLAGAEPYWEPGTAYGYHAFVIGALTGEVVRRATGRSLREVYEERLRVPYGLDLYMGLPASQEGRWKPVLEMAPTPAQLEVLASGEPLPELLKIAFNWHREPAMDLVAYANHPQVKGRGPASAGGVGTARAVADLYAAAIGGLNGLPALLKPDTLADVARPHTPGADSVVPEADHFGLGFERQHAVGPEAFGHCGASGGLGFGDPVTGVAYGYTRRRFGFPGGVGPENGPLTAAVLGVARGL from the coding sequence ATGGGCGTGACGGTGAACGGAACGGTGGCGGCGGGCTGGGAGCCTGTGCGGGAGGAGTTCGAGGCCTTCGTGACCGGCGAGCACGCCTCGCCCGAGGCCCAGCTGTCGGTGCGTCACCACGGGCGGGTCGTCGTCGACCTGTGGGGCGGCGAGGACACCGAGGGGGACACCCTGACCGGGGTCTACTCGATCACCAAGGGTGCCGCGCACCTGGTGGTGGCCCTGCTGGCGCAGGAGGGCGTACTGGACCTGGAGCGCCCGGTGTCCTCGTACTGGCCGGAGTTCACGGGGCACGGCAAGGAGCGCCTGACGGTGCGGCAGCTGGTCGCGCACGGCGCCGGGCTGATCAACACCCCCGAGGGCTTCTCGTACGAGGAGATCGCGGACGACGCGCTGATCGCGGCGCGGCTGGCCGGCGCCGAGCCCTACTGGGAGCCCGGTACGGCGTACGGCTACCACGCCTTCGTGATCGGCGCCCTGACGGGCGAGGTGGTCCGGCGGGCGACCGGCCGCTCCCTCCGGGAGGTCTACGAGGAGCGGCTGCGGGTCCCCTACGGGCTGGACCTGTACATGGGTCTGCCGGCCTCCCAGGAGGGCCGCTGGAAGCCGGTCCTGGAGATGGCGCCGACCCCCGCCCAGCTGGAGGTGCTGGCCTCGGGCGAGCCGCTGCCGGAGCTGTTGAAGATCGCCTTCAACTGGCACCGGGAGCCCGCGATGGACCTGGTCGCGTACGCCAACCACCCGCAGGTGAAGGGCCGGGGCCCGGCCTCCGCGGGCGGCGTCGGCACGGCGCGCGCGGTGGCGGACCTGTACGCGGCGGCCATCGGCGGGCTGAACGGCCTCCCGGCGCTGCTGAAGCCGGACACCCTGGCGGATGTAGCGCGACCGCACACCCCGGGCGCGGACTCGGTCGTTCCGGAGGCCGACCACTTCGGTCTGGGCTTCGAACGGCAGCACGCGGTGGGCCCGGAGGCCTTCGGGCACTGCGGCGCGTCGGGCGGGCTCGGCTTCGGCGACCCGGTCACGGGCGTCGCGTACGGGTACACGCGCCGCCGTTTCGGCTTCCCGGGCGGTGTGGGCCCGGAGAACGGTCCGCTGACGGCGGCGGTGTTGGGGGTGGCGCGGGGGCTGTAG
- a CDS encoding prepilin peptidase, which yields MGHAVIVLLAVAYGAAAGLGLPRAAYRLSVEPGEPWRRSCPRGHPLAGWLGPARCAGRRYGPAGAWVASAAVCGALAAGVGPRPEAAAYVLLAPALVLLALVDLAVHRLPDVLTLPLAAATAALLGAAALLPGAAGSWRLALLGGGALGAAYLLLFLINPAGMGLGDVKLALPLGVALGWYGWGVWLAGAFLGLLYGALYGLGLVLRGRATRTAGFAFGPFMAAGALTGVLLGGFGA from the coding sequence ATGGGCCACGCCGTGATCGTCCTCCTCGCCGTCGCGTACGGCGCCGCCGCCGGGCTGGGGCTGCCGCGCGCCGCGTACCGGCTCTCCGTGGAGCCCGGGGAGCCCTGGCGGCGTAGCTGCCCCCGGGGACACCCGCTCGCCGGATGGCTCGGCCCCGCCCGCTGCGCGGGGCGCCGCTACGGGCCCGCGGGGGCCTGGGTGGCCTCCGCGGCCGTCTGCGGGGCGCTCGCCGCCGGAGTGGGCCCGCGCCCCGAGGCGGCGGCGTACGTGCTGCTCGCCCCGGCGCTGGTGCTGCTGGCCCTCGTCGACCTCGCCGTCCACCGGCTGCCCGACGTGCTCACCCTGCCGCTGGCCGCCGCCACCGCCGCGCTCCTCGGCGCCGCCGCGCTGCTGCCCGGCGCCGCCGGCTCGTGGCGGCTCGCGCTGCTGGGCGGGGGCGCGCTCGGGGCCGCGTACCTCCTGCTGTTCCTGATCAACCCCGCCGGGATGGGCCTCGGCGACGTCAAGCTGGCGCTCCCGCTCGGGGTCGCTCTTGGGTGGTACGGGTGGGGGGTATGGCTCGCCGGGGCCTTCCTGGGCCTCCTCTACGGGGCCCTGTACGGCCTCGGCCTGGTGCTCAGGGGCCGGGCGACCCGTACGGCGGGCTTCGCCTTCGGCCCCTTCATGGCCGCCGGCGCCCTCACCGGAGTGCTGCTGGGCGGATTCGGAGCGTAA
- a CDS encoding TetR/AcrR family transcriptional regulator C-terminal domain-containing protein, producing MPRRGGADAAGIDPEQLWLGSDQPRRGRKPAYSRETITAAAVALADAEGLEAVTIRKVAAQVGAGAMSLYSYAPDKETLLELMVDHVSGELPAAHAPTGDWRAELKAIAHLQRAHMLRHPWLPAALATHRTPGPNTLAFLERALAALRPTGLDGAAKLEVFAQLTAFVAGHVGHEIARAAASQSPDRAAAEVRYLTAVATDGRHPELAEALAAPGRPLTPEATFDRFLNRLVDGLDTG from the coding sequence ATGCCCCGTAGAGGAGGGGCCGATGCCGCAGGCATCGACCCCGAGCAGCTCTGGCTGGGTTCCGACCAGCCCCGCAGGGGGCGCAAGCCCGCCTACAGCAGAGAGACGATCACCGCGGCGGCCGTCGCCCTGGCGGACGCGGAGGGGCTCGAAGCGGTCACCATCCGGAAGGTCGCCGCGCAGGTCGGAGCCGGCGCCATGTCGCTCTACAGCTACGCCCCCGACAAGGAGACGCTGCTGGAGCTGATGGTCGACCACGTCAGCGGCGAACTGCCGGCCGCGCACGCGCCCACCGGCGACTGGCGCGCCGAGCTGAAGGCCATCGCGCACCTCCAGCGCGCCCACATGCTGCGACACCCCTGGCTGCCCGCCGCTCTGGCCACCCACCGCACCCCCGGCCCCAACACCCTGGCCTTCCTGGAACGCGCGCTCGCCGCCCTGCGGCCCACGGGGCTGGACGGCGCGGCGAAGCTGGAGGTCTTCGCCCAGCTGACCGCGTTCGTGGCCGGGCACGTCGGCCACGAGATCGCGCGGGCCGCGGCCTCGCAGTCCCCCGACCGGGCCGCGGCGGAAGTCCGCTACCTCACCGCCGTCGCGACGGACGGCCGCCACCCGGAACTCGCCGAGGCCCTCGCCGCCCCCGGACGCCCCCTCACGCCCGAAGCCACCTTCGACCGGTTCCTCAACCGCCTCGTGGACGGGCTCGACACCGGCTGA
- a CDS encoding ATP-binding protein codes for MPSPLSSCPPPRPAEGPCEPPAPDGLACSLTVPAAPYSGQIARGAVRSVLHAYRLDALAPAAVQVAGELIAATWDLEPGRSLYLSVRYRDDALRLSVYDAHAPHAHPRLAAHCEARRRAGLRVMAAVVRDCGGAWGFGESREPGGGTRTWASLPRDGAVGYLPAR; via the coding sequence ATGCCCAGCCCCCTTTCGTCCTGCCCGCCGCCCCGGCCCGCCGAGGGTCCGTGCGAGCCGCCCGCGCCCGACGGGCTCGCGTGCAGCCTCACCGTGCCCGCAGCCCCGTACAGCGGCCAGATCGCGCGCGGCGCCGTACGGTCCGTGCTGCACGCCTACCGGCTCGACGCCCTCGCCCCCGCCGCCGTGCAGGTCGCCGGGGAGCTGATCGCCGCCACCTGGGACTTGGAGCCCGGCCGGAGCCTCTACCTCTCCGTCCGGTACCGCGACGACGCACTGCGGCTCAGCGTCTACGACGCCCACGCCCCCCACGCCCACCCCCGCCTGGCCGCCCACTGTGAGGCCCGGCGGCGGGCGGGGCTGCGGGTGATGGCGGCCGTCGTGCGGGACTGCGGCGGGGCGTGGGGGTTCGGGGAGTCCCGGGAGCCCGGAGGCGGTACGCGGACCTGGGCGAGCCTGCCCCGGGACGGCGCCGTTGGGTATCTCCCGGCCCGATGA
- a CDS encoding DUF192 domain-containing protein, translated as MTRWGDGYGILQVGGVAVPLEVAASYRARTRGLLGRDGIEGALLLTPAASVHTFRMRFAIDVAYLDRSLRVRAVVTMPPGRLGLPRPLSRHVLEAEAGAMAGWGLRPGIRVGVRPRDRLDTA; from the coding sequence ATGACGCGGTGGGGCGACGGGTACGGGATCCTCCAGGTCGGCGGGGTGGCGGTGCCGCTGGAGGTGGCCGCCTCGTACCGGGCGCGTACGCGCGGGCTCCTGGGGCGGGACGGCATCGAGGGGGCCCTGCTGCTGACCCCGGCGGCGAGCGTGCACACCTTCCGGATGCGGTTCGCGATCGACGTGGCCTACCTGGACCGGAGCCTGCGGGTCCGCGCCGTGGTGACGATGCCGCCGGGCCGCCTGGGCCTGCCCCGCCCGCTCTCCCGGCACGTCCTGGAGGCGGAGGCGGGTGCGATGGCGGGCTGGGGGCTGCGCCCCGGGATCCGGGTCGGGGTGCGGCCGCGGGACCGTCTCGACACCGCCTAG
- a CDS encoding nuclear transport factor 2 family protein, with protein MIDPTQLTDPAVRAFVTAVNAGDRTAFHAVLTPGATMSDDGSDRDVDDWSEREIWSCHGHMSVDSEADGGRSLVVDYRNDTWGEMRTAWRFEIADGHVVRFETGQA; from the coding sequence GTGATCGACCCCACCCAGCTGACCGACCCCGCCGTCCGCGCCTTCGTCACCGCCGTGAACGCCGGGGACCGCACGGCCTTCCACGCGGTCCTGACCCCCGGCGCGACCATGTCCGACGACGGTTCGGACCGCGACGTCGACGACTGGTCGGAGCGGGAGATCTGGTCCTGCCACGGCCACATGTCGGTCGATTCCGAAGCCGACGGGGGCCGCTCCCTGGTGGTCGACTACCGCAACGACACCTGGGGCGAGATGCGCACCGCCTGGCGGTTCGAGATCGCCGACGGCCACGTCGTCCGCTTCGAGACCGGCCAGGCCTGA
- a CDS encoding SMI1/KNR4 family protein produces the protein MTENARIKALEQIMPATHGADEDIDWQAAEAVWGTRFPADFVAFMGRYGAGSINGEASILLPLPKPGLQWDPAEMSEETANARQAWEDGGGRAAFDVDPESIVAWGVTGGADVLCWLTTDPDPDRWPVLVVGRHTADAFAVYPYGMAEFLLLLCSDEFDVSPVGITFWDVGHLSFVHWRKAQRRWQEGRNPETGEPDPYAGEFAD, from the coding sequence ATGACGGAGAACGCGCGGATCAAGGCGCTGGAGCAGATCATGCCGGCGACGCACGGCGCCGACGAGGACATCGACTGGCAGGCGGCCGAGGCCGTCTGGGGCACCCGCTTCCCGGCCGACTTCGTCGCGTTCATGGGGCGTTACGGGGCCGGTTCCATCAACGGCGAGGCCAGCATCCTGCTGCCGCTGCCCAAGCCCGGACTCCAGTGGGACCCGGCGGAGATGTCGGAGGAGACCGCCAACGCCCGGCAGGCCTGGGAGGACGGGGGCGGCCGGGCCGCCTTCGACGTGGATCCGGAGTCCATCGTCGCGTGGGGCGTCACCGGCGGCGCCGACGTCCTGTGCTGGCTGACCACCGACCCGGACCCGGACCGGTGGCCGGTCCTCGTCGTCGGGCGGCACACCGCCGACGCGTTCGCGGTGTACCCGTACGGCATGGCCGAATTCCTGCTGCTGCTGTGCTCCGACGAGTTCGACGTGAGCCCCGTCGGCATCACCTTCTGGGACGTCGGCCACCTCAGCTTCGTCCACTGGCGCAAGGCCCAGCGCCGCTGGCAGGAGGGCCGCAACCCCGAGACCGGGGAGCCCGACCCCTACGCGGGCGAGTTCGCCGACTAG
- a CDS encoding TetR/AcrR family transcriptional regulator: MSSSSSGTAPQAKRGNTRQRIQDVALELFAEQGYEKTSLREIAERLDVTKAALYYHFKTKEDIIISVFEDSTRPIDELIEWAQGQPRTLETKREVLRRYSEAMASGAQLYRFMQENQATMRELSIGETVKKRLFTLVELLRTDEGPLADQVRCVSALFTLHAGMMFLQHVEGDPEETRQAALEVATDLITRAHQAQ, translated from the coding sequence ATGTCCAGCAGTTCCAGCGGCACCGCTCCGCAGGCCAAGCGCGGAAACACGCGCCAGCGCATCCAGGACGTCGCGCTGGAACTCTTCGCCGAGCAGGGGTACGAGAAGACCTCCCTGCGGGAGATCGCGGAGCGGCTGGACGTCACCAAGGCGGCGCTCTACTACCACTTCAAGACCAAGGAAGACATCATCATCAGTGTCTTCGAGGACTCGACGCGGCCGATCGACGAGCTGATCGAGTGGGCCCAGGGGCAGCCCCGGACGCTGGAGACCAAGCGGGAGGTGCTGCGCCGGTACAGCGAGGCGATGGCGTCGGGCGCACAGCTGTACCGCTTCATGCAGGAGAACCAGGCGACGATGCGGGAGCTCAGCATCGGCGAGACCGTCAAGAAGCGGCTCTTCACCCTGGTGGAACTGCTGCGCACGGACGAGGGGCCGCTGGCGGACCAGGTGCGCTGCGTGAGCGCCCTGTTCACCCTGCACGCGGGGATGATGTTCCTCCAGCACGTGGAGGGCGACCCGGAGGAGACCCGCCAGGCCGCCCTGGAGGTGGCCACCGATCTGATCACCCGCGCCCACCAGGCGCAGTAG
- a CDS encoding extracellular solute-binding protein, which yields MFGAAATAAVFGLLIPLSGCGSSEAGSGDSGTLRLVAAEYGDNAGNSSKAFWDQVTKDFTAANPDIKVEVQLLPWADIDREVSRMVKAGKAPDMALMGSYSDFAAQGKLYSADELLSITAESNFLQPLAEAGSVGNTLYGLPFVASSRLLFYNQKLLADAGVIPKDGSATWQPKNWSDLKAAAKALKDKGVKYPYALPLGPEEAHAETLIWELSNGGGYADSSGNYALASDANIYTLRWLRDQLVAPGLTGPTPPSQLNRADAFAAFLRGEVGMLNGYPSLSHEARAKGITVGAVAMPVSDSLGAGETPPTVGVADWMMAFKQNDHRAEIGRFLDFVYADKYLSDFAGRYHLLPSTVTASRTPAGGGLDKTDEQFLTALRGAQLYPVNDPTWVTVSDTIKRGIGRAVEPGGDPKAILEGMAAKAAEAGKKH from the coding sequence ATGTTCGGAGCTGCCGCCACGGCGGCCGTCTTCGGCCTGCTGATACCGCTTTCCGGCTGCGGAAGTTCCGAGGCCGGGTCGGGGGACAGCGGAACCCTGCGCCTGGTCGCGGCCGAATACGGCGACAATGCGGGCAACAGCTCCAAGGCTTTCTGGGACCAGGTGACGAAGGATTTCACCGCGGCCAACCCGGACATCAAGGTCGAGGTCCAGCTGCTTCCCTGGGCCGACATCGACCGCGAGGTCTCCCGGATGGTCAAGGCCGGCAAGGCGCCCGACATGGCCCTCATGGGCTCGTACTCGGACTTCGCGGCCCAGGGAAAGCTGTATTCCGCGGACGAGCTCCTCTCCATCACCGCCGAATCGAACTTCCTCCAGCCCCTCGCCGAGGCGGGCTCGGTCGGCAACACCCTCTACGGCCTGCCCTTCGTGGCGAGCAGCCGTCTGCTCTTCTACAACCAGAAGCTGCTCGCGGACGCCGGGGTCATCCCCAAGGACGGTTCGGCCACCTGGCAGCCGAAGAACTGGTCCGACCTGAAGGCCGCCGCCAAGGCGCTCAAGGACAAGGGCGTGAAGTACCCGTACGCCCTTCCGCTGGGCCCCGAGGAGGCCCACGCCGAGACGCTGATCTGGGAGCTGAGCAACGGCGGCGGCTACGCCGACAGCAGCGGCAACTACGCCCTGGCCTCCGACGCGAACATCTACACCCTCCGCTGGCTCCGGGACCAGCTGGTCGCCCCCGGCCTGACCGGCCCGACGCCGCCGTCGCAGCTCAACCGCGCGGACGCCTTCGCCGCCTTCCTGCGCGGCGAGGTGGGGATGCTCAACGGCTACCCGTCGCTCTCCCACGAGGCGCGCGCCAAGGGCATCACCGTCGGCGCCGTCGCCATGCCGGTCTCGGACAGCCTGGGTGCGGGCGAGACCCCGCCGACGGTGGGCGTGGCCGACTGGATGATGGCCTTCAAGCAGAACGACCACCGCGCCGAGATCGGCAGGTTCCTCGACTTCGTCTACGCGGACAAGTACCTGTCGGACTTCGCGGGCCGCTACCACCTGCTGCCCTCGACGGTCACGGCCTCCCGCACCCCGGCGGGCGGGGGTCTCGACAAGACCGACGAGCAGTTCCTGACCGCCCTGCGCGGCGCCCAGCTCTACCCCGTCAACGACCCGACCTGGGTGACGGTCAGCGACACCATCAAGCGCGGGATCGGGCGGGCCGTGGAGCCGGGCGGCGACCCGAAGGCCATCCTGGAGGGCATGGCCGCGAAGGCGGCGGAGGCAGGGAAGAAGCACTGA
- a CDS encoding MDR family MFS transporter, with protein sequence MSETVKQAGASGEVKPRSVRVVLMALMIAMLLAMLDNMIIGTAMPTIVGELGGLEHLSWVVTAYTLATAASTPIWGKIGDMYGRKGSFLTSIVIFLVGSALSGMAQDMGQLIGFRAIQGLGAGGLMVGVMAIIGDLIPPRERGKYQGMMAGVMALAMIGGPLVGGTITDHMGWRWAFYINLPLGAVALAMVTAVLHLPKKKAQGKIDYLGAALLTVAITSTVLVTTWGGTEYAWGSAEIIGLIVVGLLSLAAFLYVETKAAEPVMPLHIFRSRNFTLMSVIGFLVGFAMFGGVLYLPLFQQAVQGASATNSGLLLLPMLLSMMVVSLVAGRITTSSGRYKMFPIIGGALMVVGLFLLASMDTGTTRLVSGLYMAVLGAGLGFLMQITMLVAQNSVDMKDMGVASSSATLFRTLGGSFGVALMGSLFTTQVTDTMSERLGPQAAKAAGSAQLDAASLAKLPEAVRDAYQHAVAAGTHSAFLLGAGIAVLGFVLAWFVKEVPLRGAGPAQGGGEGAKAAPAPQDSFAH encoded by the coding sequence ATGAGCGAGACGGTCAAGCAGGCGGGCGCCTCGGGGGAGGTGAAGCCGCGCAGCGTGCGCGTCGTGCTCATGGCACTCATGATCGCCATGCTGCTCGCCATGCTAGACAACATGATCATCGGGACCGCGATGCCGACCATCGTCGGTGAGCTCGGTGGTCTCGAACACCTCTCCTGGGTGGTCACCGCCTACACCCTGGCGACCGCGGCCTCCACCCCCATCTGGGGCAAGATCGGTGACATGTACGGGCGCAAGGGCTCGTTCCTCACCTCGATCGTCATCTTCCTCGTCGGCTCCGCGCTCAGCGGCATGGCCCAGGACATGGGCCAGCTGATCGGCTTCCGCGCGATCCAGGGTCTGGGCGCCGGCGGTCTGATGGTCGGCGTCATGGCGATCATCGGCGACCTGATCCCGCCCCGTGAGCGCGGCAAGTACCAGGGCATGATGGCCGGCGTGATGGCCCTCGCCATGATCGGCGGCCCGCTGGTCGGCGGCACCATCACCGACCACATGGGCTGGCGCTGGGCCTTCTACATCAACCTCCCGCTCGGCGCCGTCGCCCTCGCGATGGTCACGGCCGTGCTGCACCTGCCCAAGAAGAAGGCGCAGGGGAAGATCGACTACCTGGGCGCGGCGCTGCTGACCGTCGCCATCACCTCGACCGTCCTCGTCACCACCTGGGGCGGCACCGAGTACGCCTGGGGTTCCGCGGAGATCATCGGCCTGATCGTCGTCGGCCTGCTCTCGCTCGCCGCCTTCCTCTACGTCGAGACCAAGGCCGCCGAGCCGGTCATGCCGCTGCACATCTTCCGCAGCCGCAACTTCACGCTCATGTCCGTGATCGGCTTCCTCGTCGGCTTCGCGATGTTCGGCGGCGTGCTCTACCTGCCGCTCTTCCAGCAGGCGGTGCAGGGTGCCTCCGCCACCAACTCGGGCCTGCTCCTCCTGCCGATGCTGCTCTCGATGATGGTCGTCTCGCTCGTCGCGGGCCGGATCACCACCAGCAGTGGCCGGTACAAGATGTTCCCGATCATCGGCGGCGCGCTGATGGTCGTCGGGCTCTTCCTGCTCGCCTCCATGGACACCGGCACCACCCGCCTCGTCTCCGGCCTCTACATGGCCGTCCTCGGCGCCGGTCTCGGCTTCCTGATGCAGATCACCATGCTGGTCGCGCAGAACAGCGTGGACATGAAGGACATGGGCGTCGCCTCCTCCTCGGCCACGCTCTTCCGCACCCTGGGCGGCTCCTTCGGCGTGGCCCTCATGGGCTCGCTCTTCACCACCCAGGTCACGGACACCATGTCCGAGCGGCTCGGCCCGCAGGCCGCCAAGGCCGCGGGCTCCGCCCAGCTGGACGCGGCGAGCCTGGCCAAGCTGCCAGAGGCCGTGCGCGACGCCTACCAGCACGCGGTGGCCGCCGGTACGCACTCGGCGTTCCTGCTGGGCGCGGGCATCGCCGTACTGGGCTTCGTGCTCGCCTGGTTCGTCAAGGAGGTCCCGCTGCGGGGCGCCGGTCCGGCCCAGGGCGGCGGCGAGGGCGCCAAGGCCGCGCCCGCTCCGCAGGACTCCTTCGCGCACTGA
- a CDS encoding polysaccharide deacetylase family protein, whose protein sequence is MTRTQKQALRTRMAVGASAVAVAATVWGVTALVAADGHTAHRQGSASRQGEADGGPDEGGTGGAATGAGGAPAAPAGLPDTIAHASEGGGNTVNITIDDGPDPRWTPQVLDVLARHDVKAVFCMIGPQAKAHPELVKQVVAAGHRLCDHTMSHDTAMDKKPVAYQEAQIVDAKKLIEEAAGGGARVEYYRAPGGAFTPDSRRIAAAQGMRPLGWNVDTKDFGKPGTAAIVAAVKREIGNGPTVLFHDGGGDRRQTVEALDQVLTWLKEQGRPTGFPVRTAP, encoded by the coding sequence ATGACGCGCACGCAGAAGCAGGCCCTGCGGACCCGGATGGCGGTCGGCGCCTCCGCCGTGGCCGTCGCGGCGACCGTCTGGGGCGTGACGGCCCTGGTCGCCGCGGACGGCCACACCGCCCACCGGCAGGGCAGCGCCTCGCGCCAGGGCGAAGCGGACGGCGGGCCGGACGAGGGGGGCACCGGCGGGGCCGCCACCGGCGCGGGCGGCGCCCCCGCCGCACCGGCGGGACTGCCCGACACCATCGCCCACGCCTCCGAGGGCGGCGGGAACACCGTCAACATCACCATCGACGACGGCCCCGACCCCCGCTGGACCCCACAGGTCCTCGACGTCCTGGCCCGCCACGACGTGAAGGCCGTCTTCTGCATGATCGGCCCGCAGGCCAAGGCCCACCCGGAGCTGGTCAAGCAGGTCGTCGCGGCCGGCCACAGGCTCTGCGACCACACCATGAGCCACGACACGGCCATGGACAAGAAGCCCGTCGCGTACCAGGAGGCGCAGATCGTCGACGCGAAGAAGCTGATCGAGGAGGCGGCGGGCGGCGGCGCGAGGGTCGAGTACTACCGGGCCCCCGGCGGGGCCTTCACCCCCGACAGCCGGCGGATCGCCGCCGCCCAGGGCATGCGCCCGCTCGGCTGGAACGTCGACACCAAGGACTTCGGCAAGCCCGGGACCGCCGCCATCGTCGCCGCCGTCAAGCGCGAGATCGGCAACGGCCCCACCGTGCTCTTCCACGACGGGGGCGGCGACCGCCGGCAGACCGTCGAGGCCCTCGACCAGGTGCTGACCTGGCTGAAGGAGCAGGGCCGGCCGACCGGCTTCCCGGTCCGCACCGCCCCCTGA
- a CDS encoding CocE/NonD family hydrolase, whose translation MPSGKPPLASRMMRATWRGLPAKRYDVGWEPGLRVPAADGSPLVTDHYFPRADGDFPTLLVRSPYGRGLPWSPMYGVLFAEQGFHVVLQSCRGTGGSGGEFDLWRNEAADGRATVSWLREQSWFDGTLGTVGPSYLGYVQWALAADPPPELKAMVVQVGLHDPYSLFYADGALRLENTLAVGAGMTYQHQGMGRFVRATMRLQRRLGEVTTARPLRGAYAPALGGDVPWLDEVMSHPDAEDAYWHGASMATVAERLGVPTALITGWHDVMGDQTLGQYHRLREAGCETSLLVGPWTHTSALQQGWPEVFAESLAWLRAHLCGDASGLRPTRVRVHVGGEDDWRDLDDWPPAAATTSWFPAEQGRLTERAPAQSAPLASVRYDPDDPTPSLGGPLLSRTAGPRDNGALESRDDVLTFTGPPLTAPVDVLGPVIARLTISTDTGHADVFTRLCDVDEQGRSVNICDGLGRLRTDEGVPSSVTVPMSSTAHRFAVGHRMRWQISGGAHPRYARNPGTGESSADATTFTPVRITLHTDSALVLATPAPGAVGQEGRPGL comes from the coding sequence ATGCCTTCCGGTAAGCCGCCGCTGGCCTCGCGGATGATGAGGGCGACCTGGCGCGGCCTCCCGGCCAAGCGGTACGACGTCGGGTGGGAGCCGGGGCTGCGGGTGCCGGCCGCCGACGGCAGCCCGCTGGTCACGGACCACTACTTCCCGCGCGCCGACGGCGACTTCCCCACCCTCCTGGTGCGCTCGCCGTACGGCAGGGGCCTGCCGTGGTCTCCGATGTACGGCGTGCTCTTCGCCGAACAGGGCTTTCACGTGGTGCTGCAGAGCTGCCGCGGCACCGGCGGCTCCGGCGGCGAGTTCGACCTGTGGCGCAACGAGGCCGCCGACGGCCGGGCCACGGTGTCCTGGCTGCGCGAGCAGAGCTGGTTCGACGGAACACTGGGGACCGTCGGGCCCAGCTACCTGGGATACGTGCAGTGGGCCCTCGCCGCGGACCCGCCGCCGGAGCTGAAGGCGATGGTGGTGCAGGTGGGGCTGCACGATCCGTACTCCCTGTTCTACGCGGACGGTGCGCTCCGCCTGGAGAACACCCTCGCCGTCGGCGCCGGCATGACGTACCAGCACCAGGGCATGGGCCGGTTCGTCAGGGCGACGATGCGTCTGCAGCGCCGCCTGGGCGAAGTCACCACCGCGCGGCCGCTGCGCGGGGCGTACGCGCCCGCCCTCGGGGGTGACGTGCCCTGGCTGGACGAGGTGATGTCGCACCCGGACGCCGAGGACGCGTACTGGCACGGCGCGTCGATGGCGACGGTGGCGGAGCGGCTGGGCGTGCCGACCGCTTTGATCACCGGATGGCACGACGTCATGGGCGACCAGACCCTGGGGCAGTACCACCGGCTGCGCGAGGCCGGCTGCGAGACCTCCCTGCTCGTCGGCCCCTGGACCCACACGTCCGCGCTGCAGCAGGGGTGGCCCGAGGTCTTCGCCGAGAGCCTCGCCTGGCTGCGCGCGCACCTGTGCGGCGATGCCTCCGGTCTCCGTCCCACCAGGGTCCGCGTGCACGTCGGCGGCGAAGACGACTGGCGGGACCTCGACGACTGGCCGCCGGCCGCGGCCACCACCTCGTGGTTCCCGGCCGAGCAGGGGCGGCTCACCGAGCGGGCTCCCGCGCAGTCCGCGCCACTGGCGTCGGTCCGCTACGACCCGGACGACCCCACCCCCTCGCTCGGCGGCCCGCTGCTCTCCCGTACGGCCGGTCCTCGTGACAACGGCGCCCTGGAGAGCCGGGACGACGTGCTGACGTTCACCGGACCCCCGCTGACGGCGCCCGTGGACGTCCTCGGCCCGGTCATCGCCCGGTTGACCATCTCCACGGACACCGGCCACGCCGACGTCTTCACCCGCCTGTGCGACGTGGACGAGCAGGGCCGCTCCGTCAACATCTGCGACGGGCTGGGCCGGCTTCGGACGGACGAAGGCGTGCCCTCGTCCGTCACCGTGCCGATGAGTTCCACCGCCCACCGCTTCGCCGTCGGTCACCGCATGCGCTGGCAGATCAGCGGGGGCGCCCATCCGCGCTACGCCCGCAACCCCGGCACCGGGGAGTCGTCGGCGGACGCCACGACCTTCACGCCGGTGCGCATCACGCTCCACACGGACTCCGCGCTGGTGCTCGCGACGCCCGCCCCCGGTGCCGTGGGGCAGGAGGGGCGTCCGGGGCTATAA